A window from Candidatus Nitrospira neomarina encodes these proteins:
- a CDS encoding DUF6348 family protein, producing the protein MRDLLTFTLLMAVGPLASTADDEGGRLMSRLLDLLKKEAATPSELVPSMTVRGSEVEIAGHRLRITPVSERVLRTEGQFISAARFEIALDSRKQNELIAGSIGISSDSADNATSNAVVEWYVAFGSPILRSIADRSPDLTVGNFRVYTGALLVRGQAPDELISGQVITPDKVLKAISDTLPRVNAKVHSVQIMVVVAPDGPITGECRVDSQLSAIAFASLQQLSWPKGLTPYMYKQSYVLR; encoded by the coding sequence ATGCGCGATTTACTCACATTTACGCTCCTGATGGCGGTTGGGCCGTTGGCTTCCACTGCCGACGATGAAGGCGGTAGGCTTATGTCCCGCTTGCTGGATCTGTTGAAAAAAGAAGCTGCAACACCCTCAGAATTGGTACCAAGTATGACAGTGAGAGGCTCAGAGGTTGAGATCGCAGGACATCGCCTTCGTATTACACCTGTCTCAGAGCGAGTGCTTAGAACCGAGGGACAGTTCATATCTGCCGCTCGCTTTGAGATCGCCCTGGATAGTAGGAAGCAGAACGAGTTGATCGCCGGATCCATTGGCATAAGCAGCGATTCAGCCGACAACGCCACGAGCAATGCTGTTGTGGAATGGTATGTCGCGTTCGGATCGCCGATTCTCCGCAGTATTGCGGACCGCTCCCCCGATCTCACAGTAGGAAATTTTCGGGTGTACACCGGCGCTCTTCTTGTACGGGGACAGGCACCGGACGAACTTATTTCCGGACAGGTCATAACACCCGACAAGGTCCTCAAAGCAATCTCGGACACCCTTCCTCGCGTTAATGCAAAAGTCCATTCTGTTCAGATCATGGTAGTCGTCGCTCCAGATGGACCCATAACGGGTGAGTGCAGAGTTGATTCGCAGCTTTCGGCTATAGCCTTTGCTTCACTCCAACAGCTGAGCTGGCCGAAAGGTCTTACGCCCTACATGTACAAGCAATCATATGTCCTTAGGTGA
- a CDS encoding class I SAM-dependent methyltransferase, whose translation MNPNQALWEKGDFTRIADTMRESGEALVQRFGITQGLKVLDLGCGDGTTALPAAKLGAEVLGVDIARNLVEAGNKRAREYGLTNCTFQEGDASNLHQLPDQTFDLVVSIFGAMFAPNPFEVAKEKVRVTRPGGRIVMGNWIPNDPTLVAQILKISSSYTPPPPEGFVSPMTWGVESHVIERFTGAGIPAEQISFARDTFTFNYPMAPSAFVDEFRKYYGPTMNAFEAAEKNGRAADLQKELEDLFNSQNKSGRKDSTSIPATFLRVTVEL comes from the coding sequence ATGAATCCAAACCAAGCACTTTGGGAAAAAGGGGACTTTACGCGCATTGCCGACACCATGCGAGAAAGTGGTGAGGCACTCGTCCAGCGATTCGGCATCACACAAGGGCTCAAGGTTCTGGACCTTGGATGCGGGGATGGCACGACGGCCTTGCCAGCGGCAAAACTCGGAGCGGAAGTGTTGGGCGTCGATATCGCGAGGAACCTGGTTGAGGCCGGAAACAAGCGGGCCAGGGAATATGGCCTCACCAATTGCACGTTTCAGGAAGGCGATGCGTCCAATCTACACCAGTTGCCGGATCAGACGTTTGACCTCGTCGTGAGTATCTTTGGTGCAATGTTTGCGCCGAATCCGTTTGAGGTGGCCAAGGAGAAAGTACGCGTGACCCGGCCGGGTGGTCGGATCGTGATGGGTAACTGGATTCCTAATGATCCGACCTTGGTCGCCCAGATTTTGAAAATCAGCTCCAGCTACACGCCGCCGCCACCGGAAGGCTTCGTTAGCCCGATGACCTGGGGAGTCGAGTCCCACGTGATCGAGCGATTTACCGGTGCCGGAATTCCAGCAGAGCAGATATCTTTTGCACGCGACACGTTCACGTTCAACTATCCCATGGCACCCTCAGCATTCGTCGATGAATTCAGAAAATACTACGGGCCAACTATGAATGCATTTGAAGCCGCAGAAAAAAATGGCCGAGCCGCTGACCTGCAAAAGGAACTGGAGGATTTATTCAATAGTCAAAACAAAAGCGGTCGCAAGGATTCCACATCGATTCCGGCAACTTTCTTGCGCGTGACAGTTGAACTCTGA
- a CDS encoding tetratricopeptide repeat protein, producing the protein MNITDKRGNPVSYGSQKAIERLDGVCDMMHAYQADPLAEVDAIIAEYPDFALAHAFRAGALATATDKAFEPELIKSLNAAEALARKANERERLHIAACRAWLDGEWGRAIEAWGRASTEYPRDLLALQFAHLGDFYLGHSHLLRDRIARVLQHWDRSIPGYGFVEGMYAFGLEESGEYAKAEERGRRAVALNGQDGWAVHAVTHVMEMQGRADEGADYLAASAEDWAPNSMFAFHLWWHQALFRIEANDTVSALKLFDESVSAGGFGQALELVDGSSLLWRLWLIGQDVGDRWTDLADKWEARAEDAYYAFNDVNAMIAFVGAGRADTQSRLISAAKRAAAGQGTNAMMSREVGVPACEGLAAFGRGDYAQAIEYLLPVRGKANRMGGSHAQRDLFSWTLTEAAIRLGDRELTDAFVAERLSWKPESRINRAWATRSEQIQRKRSV; encoded by the coding sequence ATGAACATAACCGACAAGAGGGGAAATCCCGTTTCATACGGATCGCAGAAGGCGATCGAGCGTCTGGACGGAGTATGCGACATGATGCACGCCTATCAGGCAGACCCCTTGGCCGAGGTCGATGCCATCATCGCCGAGTATCCAGACTTTGCGCTGGCGCACGCGTTCCGCGCTGGTGCACTGGCGACCGCAACCGATAAAGCGTTCGAGCCGGAGCTGATCAAGAGTCTGAACGCGGCTGAAGCACTCGCCAGGAAGGCAAACGAACGTGAGCGCTTGCATATCGCCGCATGTCGCGCCTGGCTCGACGGCGAATGGGGGCGCGCTATCGAGGCATGGGGCCGAGCCTCGACCGAGTATCCGCGGGACTTGCTGGCGCTGCAGTTTGCGCACCTCGGCGATTTCTACCTGGGACACTCGCACTTACTCCGTGATCGCATTGCGCGCGTGTTGCAGCATTGGGATCGCAGCATTCCAGGTTATGGTTTCGTCGAGGGCATGTATGCCTTCGGGCTCGAAGAGTCCGGCGAATACGCAAAGGCTGAAGAGCGCGGTCGCAGGGCCGTTGCCCTGAACGGGCAGGATGGATGGGCCGTTCACGCAGTGACGCACGTGATGGAAATGCAGGGCCGCGCCGACGAGGGCGCCGACTATCTGGCTGCATCTGCCGAGGATTGGGCGCCGAACAGCATGTTTGCCTTCCATTTGTGGTGGCACCAGGCACTGTTCCGGATCGAGGCGAACGACACGGTTTCCGCATTGAAGCTGTTTGACGAAAGCGTATCTGCCGGCGGCTTCGGTCAGGCACTCGAGCTCGTCGATGGCTCGTCGCTACTGTGGCGGCTGTGGCTAATCGGGCAAGATGTCGGCGACCGGTGGACAGATCTTGCTGACAAGTGGGAGGCGCGAGCCGAAGATGCGTACTATGCTTTCAACGACGTGAACGCGATGATCGCATTTGTTGGTGCGGGCCGCGCCGACACTCAGTCGAGATTGATCTCAGCCGCCAAGCGTGCAGCTGCCGGTCAGGGCACGAATGCGATGATGAGCCGCGAGGTCGGGGTGCCCGCGTGCGAAGGCCTCGCAGCGTTCGGTCGAGGCGATTATGCGCAGGCGATCGAATATTTGCTGCCTGTTCGCGGTAAAGCCAACCGCATGGGCGGCAGCCATGCGCAACGCGACCTGTTCTCCTGGACGCTCACAGAAGCGGCGATCCGCCTTGGCGATCGCGAGCTGACCGACGCTTTCGTCGCTGAGCGACTGTCCTGGAAGCCGGAGAGCCGGATCAACCGAGCGTGGGCGACCCGGTCCGAGCAAATACAACGCAAGCGTTCCGTCTAA
- a CDS encoding universal stress protein encodes MKNENKVLACVDQSHFADYVADYAAWAACRMAAPLEFLHVIDRHPEIATGYDHSGAIGFDAQEVLLNELSNEDESRSKAARERGRIFLNDLRERAIVAGVEAPDVRQRYGVLEEALVEQEEGVRLFVLGRRGVSAEATQRDLGRNVERVVRALHKPILAVTDSFTEPRRVMIAFDGGIVTRRGVEMVAASPLFRGLPVYLLMSGKESQSAPKQLEWAKTTLEAASFDVSPSLIPGDAERVIAKAVHEQGIDMLIMGAYSHSPLRSLVFGSKTSDLLRSAKVPTLLLR; translated from the coding sequence ATCAAGAACGAGAATAAGGTGCTGGCCTGTGTCGATCAATCGCATTTTGCCGATTACGTGGCCGACTATGCGGCCTGGGCGGCATGCCGCATGGCGGCACCACTGGAATTTCTGCATGTGATCGATCGGCATCCTGAGATTGCGACCGGCTACGATCATAGTGGTGCCATCGGGTTTGATGCCCAGGAAGTCTTGTTGAACGAACTGTCCAATGAGGATGAGTCCCGCAGTAAGGCGGCCCGTGAGCGTGGCCGGATCTTCTTGAACGATTTACGGGAGCGGGCCATTGTGGCGGGGGTTGAAGCTCCTGATGTTCGCCAGCGCTACGGCGTGTTGGAAGAGGCTTTGGTGGAGCAGGAAGAAGGGGTGCGTCTGTTTGTATTGGGTCGCCGGGGTGTCTCGGCTGAGGCGACCCAGCGTGATTTGGGACGCAATGTTGAGCGGGTGGTGCGCGCCCTGCACAAACCGATTCTCGCGGTCACCGATAGCTTCACCGAGCCCCGCCGGGTCATGATCGCCTTCGATGGGGGGATCGTCACCCGACGAGGGGTAGAAATGGTGGCAGCCAGCCCTCTCTTCCGTGGCCTGCCGGTGTACCTTCTGATGTCAGGCAAAGAAAGTCAGAGTGCCCCCAAACAGCTTGAATGGGCCAAGACCACATTGGAGGCGGCAAGCTTTGATGTTTCTCCTTCACTCATTCCCGGCGACGCGGAACGCGTCATTGCCAAAGCTGTCCATGAGCAGGGCATCGATATGCTGATCATGGGCGCGTATAGCCATTCTCCGCTTCGCAGTTTGGTATTCGGCAGCAAAACCTCCGATTTGTTGCGTTCCGCTAAAGTTCCGACGCTGTTGCTCCGATAG
- a CDS encoding SulP family inorganic anion transporter, protein MNIRNDLLAGLVVALALIPEAIAFSLIAGLDPKVGLYASFCLATVIAISGGRPGMISAATGAMALLMVTLVKDHGLQYLLAATVLTGVLQVVAGWLRLGSLMRFVARSVITGFVNALAILIFVTQLPELNGANWEVYAMVAGGLAIIYLFPYLTKAVPSPLVAIVVLTGISVVLGLDIRTVGDMGQLPDSLPIFLIPDVPLSWETLWIIFPVSATLAVVGLLESMMTASIVDDLTDSSSNKNRECVGQGIANIASGFIGGMAGCGMIGQSVINVKSGGRGRLSTLAAGVFLLLMVVYIGDWVGRIPMAALVAVMIMVSIGTFNWASIRNLREHPKSSTVEMLATVVVVVATHDLAKGVLVGVLLSGFFFAHKVGKILHVGGKSEDSGRLRTYTVTGQVFFASAERFVNSFDFKEVIEKVRIDVSRAHFWDITAVSALDKVILKFRREGTEVDVIGLNEASATMVDRFAVHDKPDAVEQVMGH, encoded by the coding sequence ATGAATATCCGGAACGATCTGCTTGCAGGTCTTGTCGTCGCACTGGCACTCATCCCCGAAGCGATTGCCTTTTCCCTGATTGCCGGGCTTGATCCCAAGGTCGGCCTGTACGCCTCATTCTGCCTCGCCACCGTTATTGCCATTTCCGGCGGTCGGCCGGGCATGATCTCGGCTGCCACGGGAGCGATGGCGCTCCTGATGGTGACGTTGGTCAAAGACCATGGGTTGCAATACCTGCTGGCGGCCACGGTGCTCACTGGAGTCCTGCAAGTTGTGGCGGGCTGGCTCCGGCTTGGTTCCCTGATGCGCTTTGTCGCGCGTTCCGTCATCACCGGCTTTGTGAATGCGCTGGCCATTTTGATTTTTGTGACGCAATTACCAGAGCTGAACGGTGCGAACTGGGAGGTCTATGCAATGGTCGCAGGGGGCTTGGCCATTATTTACCTGTTTCCATATCTCACAAAGGCCGTGCCGTCCCCACTGGTGGCCATCGTGGTCCTGACAGGGATCTCCGTCGTTCTGGGATTGGACATTCGCACGGTGGGCGACATGGGCCAACTTCCTGACAGCCTTCCGATATTCCTGATCCCGGATGTGCCGTTGAGTTGGGAAACCTTGTGGATCATTTTCCCGGTGTCAGCCACACTGGCTGTAGTGGGACTGTTGGAATCCATGATGACGGCCTCCATCGTTGATGATCTGACAGATTCCTCGAGCAACAAAAATCGCGAGTGTGTGGGACAGGGCATCGCCAATATTGCCTCAGGTTTCATCGGCGGCATGGCTGGATGTGGCATGATCGGACAGTCGGTCATTAACGTGAAATCGGGCGGACGAGGACGGCTCTCGACCCTCGCGGCCGGAGTGTTTCTGCTATTGATGGTGGTATATATCGGTGACTGGGTGGGCCGTATCCCGATGGCCGCATTGGTGGCCGTCATGATCATGGTGTCGATCGGTACCTTCAATTGGGCCTCGATCCGTAACCTGCGGGAACATCCGAAAAGTTCCACTGTGGAGATGCTCGCGACCGTCGTCGTCGTCGTGGCCACGCATGATCTAGCAAAAGGCGTACTGGTTGGCGTGCTGTTGTCGGGATTCTTTTTTGCGCACAAGGTCGGGAAAATTTTGCATGTCGGTGGGAAGTCTGAAGACAGCGGCCGCCTACGCACGTACACCGTCACGGGCCAGGTCTTCTTCGCCTCGGCTGAGCGGTTTGTCAATTCTTTTGATTTCAAGGAAGTGATCGAAAAGGTTCGAATCGACGTGAGCCGTGCGCATTTCTGGGACATAACCGCGGTCAGCGCGTTGGACAAAGTCATCCTCAAGTTCCGCCGCGAGGGAACGGAGGTCGACGTCATTGGTCTGAACGAAGCCAGCGCCACGATGGTGGATCGCTTCGCCGTCCACGACAAACCCGATGCCGTGGAACAAGTGATGGGCCACTGA
- a CDS encoding DUF2784 domain-containing protein has translation MLWQVLAELVLLIHFAFIVFVLFGGILTIWWRWIPWVHLPAALWAAALEFGGWICPLTPLENQLRQASGEAGYTGGFLEHYVLPVIYPHGLTPDMQFWLGFVVVLFTLVTYGFVGWRKASGI, from the coding sequence ATGCTATGGCAAGTCCTGGCTGAATTGGTCCTTCTCATCCACTTCGCCTTCATTGTCTTTGTCTTGTTCGGGGGAATTCTCACTATTTGGTGGCGTTGGATCCCCTGGGTTCATCTTCCTGCCGCACTGTGGGCGGCAGCCTTGGAATTCGGGGGGTGGATCTGCCCTCTTACCCCCCTGGAAAACCAGCTACGACAGGCCAGCGGTGAGGCGGGATATACTGGAGGCTTTCTTGAGCATTATGTCCTGCCCGTCATTTACCCCCATGGCCTTACCCCGGATATGCAATTCTGGCTGGGCTTCGTCGTCGTCCTTTTTACGCTCGTGACCTATGGGTTTGTAGGATGGCGAAAAGCCTCAGGTATTTAA
- the cynS gene encoding cyanase, translated as MNKKELVAQLLAAKKASGKTYDQLAAALGLCNVYVAQLFRLQAQLKKEAEVKLVKLVPGLTGDLLEAMREFPMRSYDPSVLQEPHIYRMTEVCAHYGESILDIMHEQFGDGIMSAIDFKLTVEKIKGDKGEDRVVMTWNGKFLPHIEQTA; from the coding sequence ATGAATAAAAAGGAACTTGTTGCCCAGTTGCTTGCAGCGAAAAAAGCCTCAGGAAAGACCTACGATCAGCTAGCAGCAGCCCTCGGGCTGTGTAATGTCTATGTTGCCCAGTTATTCCGATTGCAGGCGCAACTCAAGAAGGAGGCAGAAGTAAAGCTAGTCAAACTGGTTCCAGGACTCACCGGGGATTTGCTTGAAGCGATGCGGGAGTTTCCCATGCGATCCTATGATCCGTCGGTCCTGCAGGAGCCACATATTTATCGCATGACAGAGGTTTGCGCCCATTATGGGGAGTCCATTCTGGATATCATGCACGAGCAGTTCGGTGATGGGATTATGTCGGCGATTGATTTTAAGCTCACGGTTGAAAAGATAAAGGGTGACAAAGGAGAGGACCGTGTCGTCATGACTTGGAATGGAAAATTTCTGCCACACATCGAACAGACTGCTTAA
- the fabF gene encoding beta-ketoacyl-ACP synthase II, whose amino-acid sequence MAARVVITGLGIVSPIGVGVPTFWKSALQGKTGITAISSFGDFPMESYRSRVGGQVSDFRLPDPSEDKFSSRVDRYAQFALAATREAIQDSGLDLEKEPAERMGVMAGVGMGGMMMGERELTTLYQSRKPHRVHPNFIPTITLNSASGILALAFGARGPNLTISTACSSSIHSIGQAMQAIRLNQADVVIASGADASITPLVFAGFCSLRALSTKYNDHPDQASRPFDRGRDGFVMGEGAGTLILESLRHATRRKAKIYGELAGYAATNEAYHMVIPREDGSDIARTVTLALKDAGISPAQVDYVNAHATSTVVGDDVEVKGLRAVFGKRLNTIMVNATKSLIGHTLGAAGAIGTIVSALSIQTGIIHPTVNYDDPDPHCALPGLSTKVQKKSVRVGLVNAFGFGSNNAVLVLKKFS is encoded by the coding sequence ATGGCAGCGCGCGTGGTCATTACCGGGCTTGGCATCGTCTCCCCTATCGGGGTTGGCGTTCCTACGTTTTGGAAGTCCGCCCTTCAGGGCAAAACAGGGATCACGGCGATCTCATCTTTTGGGGACTTCCCCATGGAGTCCTATCGCTCCAGGGTTGGGGGGCAGGTTTCCGATTTTCGCCTTCCGGATCCTTCAGAAGATAAATTCTCATCGCGCGTGGACCGCTATGCACAATTTGCTCTTGCCGCCACACGGGAAGCCATACAGGATAGTGGACTGGACCTTGAGAAGGAGCCGGCTGAACGGATGGGAGTCATGGCCGGGGTTGGCATGGGGGGCATGATGATGGGGGAACGTGAACTCACTACCCTCTATCAGTCCCGTAAGCCACATCGGGTCCATCCGAACTTTATTCCGACCATTACGCTCAACTCCGCCTCAGGCATTCTGGCGTTGGCTTTTGGGGCAAGGGGCCCGAACCTCACTATTTCTACGGCCTGCTCCTCCAGCATTCATTCTATTGGACAAGCCATGCAGGCCATTCGCCTGAACCAGGCAGATGTGGTCATTGCCTCAGGAGCGGATGCCAGCATTACTCCGTTAGTGTTTGCCGGCTTTTGCTCATTACGCGCCTTATCCACCAAATATAATGACCACCCGGACCAGGCCTCCAGGCCATTCGATCGAGGGCGGGACGGATTTGTGATGGGGGAAGGGGCCGGCACATTGATCTTAGAATCCCTCCGCCATGCGACCCGTCGAAAAGCGAAAATATATGGGGAACTGGCCGGTTATGCCGCCACCAATGAGGCGTATCATATGGTGATTCCGAGAGAGGATGGTTCCGATATTGCGCGAACCGTCACCCTGGCATTGAAAGACGCGGGGATTTCGCCCGCACAGGTTGACTATGTGAATGCCCATGCGACATCCACGGTGGTCGGAGACGATGTCGAGGTCAAAGGGTTACGAGCGGTCTTCGGAAAACGCCTGAATACCATCATGGTCAATGCCACCAAATCCCTCATTGGCCATACACTGGGAGCGGCCGGTGCGATCGGGACAATTGTCTCGGCCTTATCCATTCAAACTGGTATAATACATCCCACGGTGAACTATGATGACCCGGATCCCCATTGTGCCTTGCCGGGACTTTCTACTAAGGTACAAAAAAAATCGGTTCGGGTGGGTTTGGTAAATGCCTTCGGATTCGGAAGTAACAATGCGGTCCTGGTTTTAAAAAAGTTTTCATGA
- a CDS encoding acyl carrier protein has protein sequence MKSSVNKSSQLSQQVYHTLGKYLQRDPKDLHPEDSLRDDLGLDSLQTIELVYDVESAFDLQIPDEDFGRLTTIGAVILYLDERIHGKGSTLSGPQATPLAKNSRPTPLGKKAKSRTTPKKSRP, from the coding sequence ATGAAATCTTCCGTCAACAAATCCTCTCAACTCAGTCAACAGGTGTACCACACCCTCGGCAAATACCTTCAACGCGATCCGAAAGATCTGCATCCGGAAGATTCGCTCCGTGACGATTTGGGGTTGGACTCTCTGCAAACCATTGAATTAGTCTATGACGTCGAATCGGCTTTTGATCTTCAAATACCGGATGAGGACTTCGGGCGATTAACAACCATCGGCGCGGTCATCCTTTATCTGGATGAACGCATTCATGGTAAAGGGAGCACGCTCTCCGGCCCTCAAGCCACACCGTTGGCCAAGAATTCACGCCCGACCCCACTTGGCAAAAAAGCCAAAAGTCGTACCACTCCAAAAAAATCGCGCCCATGA
- the lpxD gene encoding UDP-3-O-(3-hydroxymyristoyl)glucosamine N-acyltransferase — MTISSSSRTVNIPLQELAHAIHATIHGSPDILISGLSHLEGASSGDVSFVLKPSFQKAARQSQAAALIVTEPIPDDPRPQLLVPNPLVAITTLAQKFFLPPLPARGIHPSAVSGLDVRIGPDVSIGALVTIGDRVLIGSGVTIHAGVHVGDDAIIGDECILYPHVSLLTKCVIGNRVIVHSGTVIGSDGFGYVQHEGRHHKIPQLGHVIIEDDVELGANVTVDRATFGSTVIKRGTKIDNQVQIAHNVVIGEDCILVAQVGIAGSTTLGRHVMVGGQAGLVDHVTIGDQVKIAAGSGVTNNVKSGQIVGGRPAVEHGIWRRSQVLQYQLPELRKELRALQKQVQHLESLLTDQSASKSTPVKRRSTSKP, encoded by the coding sequence ATGACGATATCGTCTTCCTCACGAACCGTGAATATTCCTCTTCAGGAATTAGCCCACGCCATTCACGCCACCATTCACGGATCCCCTGACATTCTGATATCCGGTCTCTCCCATCTTGAAGGAGCCTCTTCCGGAGATGTCTCCTTTGTCTTGAAGCCTTCGTTTCAAAAAGCGGCGCGCCAATCACAGGCTGCAGCCTTAATTGTCACAGAGCCGATACCGGACGACCCTCGACCACAACTACTTGTTCCGAACCCGCTGGTCGCCATCACGACATTGGCCCAGAAATTTTTCCTGCCCCCTCTTCCAGCACGCGGCATTCATCCCAGTGCCGTCTCCGGACTCGATGTGCGCATTGGGCCGGATGTCTCAATTGGCGCCCTCGTCACAATTGGAGACCGCGTGCTCATCGGGTCCGGTGTCACCATCCATGCCGGGGTTCATGTTGGCGACGATGCTATTATCGGGGACGAGTGCATCCTGTATCCCCATGTCTCGCTGCTGACCAAGTGTGTCATCGGCAATCGTGTCATCGTACACAGCGGCACCGTTATCGGAAGCGATGGGTTCGGCTATGTGCAACACGAAGGCCGCCACCACAAAATCCCCCAATTGGGCCATGTGATCATTGAAGATGACGTTGAGCTTGGGGCTAATGTGACCGTGGATCGTGCAACATTTGGGAGCACCGTTATTAAGCGCGGCACAAAAATCGACAACCAGGTGCAGATCGCCCATAACGTGGTGATCGGGGAAGACTGTATTCTCGTCGCACAGGTAGGGATTGCGGGCAGTACCACATTAGGCCGCCACGTCATGGTGGGTGGCCAGGCCGGCCTGGTCGATCATGTCACCATCGGTGATCAAGTGAAAATTGCGGCCGGCTCGGGGGTAACCAATAATGTAAAATCCGGTCAGATAGTGGGTGGTCGGCCGGCGGTCGAACATGGCATCTGGCGACGGTCACAGGTCCTTCAATACCAACTCCCCGAATTACGCAAGGAACTCCGGGCTCTTCAAAAACAGGTCCAACATCTTGAATCGCTGCTCACGGACCAATCTGCATCCAAGTCCACACCTGTCAAACGTCGTTCAACCTCAAAGCCCTAA
- a CDS encoding DNA gyrase inhibitor YacG → MTVKCPMCGNVEPWEGNVFRPFCSKRCQLLDLEGWLSERYRIPDAEEDGLDETNSEASPTSSD, encoded by the coding sequence ATGACCGTGAAATGTCCGATGTGTGGCAACGTGGAACCATGGGAAGGAAATGTCTTTCGACCCTTTTGTTCCAAGCGATGTCAATTGCTGGATTTGGAGGGATGGTTGAGTGAGCGCTATCGCATTCCCGATGCGGAAGAAGATGGGTTGGATGAGACGAATTCTGAGGCAAGCCCGACATCTTCTGACTAG